A window of Carassius carassius chromosome 44, fCarCar2.1, whole genome shotgun sequence contains these coding sequences:
- the gpr179 gene encoding probable G-protein coupled receptor 158 isoform X2, whose amino-acid sequence MGPCVGLLPLLLLLPILLSAQLTTVSELEDTSSLEFSPTPFLTDPNTVAGKSSSSSVRPTSPAPVKVRTEKEQSAAESYLYTGNSSSLSASTCTQSFQLPVRLGSLPRDLLPLLHQAIASLTNAANFLNLIFQASELRETSVQEDIEWYHALVRAMLEGDRPGLVRRAFLTFDADPTIKQPQLVLRASKGTTHNILLQDLTSAWSSFRPPSPDQSWFDMFKSSSPPLHALSKRVLLNDLSTLDTPKWARGDSYVINSSGVRWGEAPFLECIDGRFLPGWLFSLSMPFYGLKPDLNPEFRGVIRVDVNIQGFNVDQCASGDFWFANTHQCNQTSMECESIPQQGFRMGQYCCRCNKGYYSPNPDTENKRGNRVNSTRACYPEVPVCLPCWPGCDECKDGAPCWVQEDWLLRTGVLAVQGLFMILVLVSMLLAYQCRRTKRIRSSGLLLLEMILCGSLLLYFPVFILYFKPSTFRCILLRWVRLLGFAIVYGTLMLKMYRVLKVFLSRTAQRVPYITTTGVLRMLGVIVLTVSWFLCAWTMGVLQNRDRNVPLLIISTTSGGQGFNVCDLDRWDYMMAVAELFFLCWGSFLCSAVKTVPSAFHEPRYMSIAIHNELLLSSVFHLFRFARPSVHPDWMLLLFFTHTHVTITVTLGLLFVPKFLHMSRTGQEEIAAEVYEDEVDLRRSCSYLNSSFNSNCWSDHSLDPDDIRDELKKLYSQLEVHKTKRMANSNPHLPKKRSSRISIGRSLIRRISEIPESLSRQCSREDKDVNAAIGSITRSGSYYKSHQTTSINKMNETLMQPSPKLRKSHSAYDCTPEREVSLLNSSIRSTEKRVSLHSDSGSINATLLVCKSASAHNLSVDTNLLLPEPSRFQKSLSVIERNDNRSVTSCRSTEHLSFVGKAAPEVKRQLTVDVDIKRQTSSALLSESFDKAEVCPWEVPEELPANKNQKHVTYSISKQEEPKSPGATMSPTMLYVCPWEFLPPPATETGNGIQSDVDSTKPKPMISSSAPGSPHTISGKNKGFQVLSFHSTTKSLLAAKGIGEVGRSMSREKSLQESNVREGTLQKSLSTSMRLCPGSAASDKRTPQTHRRAMTTVGTKPCLVKQTAVRLPSTDSPERSPKHSAPVHICPWESEEVVLEVRKQNLNDNVLQRQYSDKQVISATLTNDVFKPPEFQLKSLLGVPNTEVCPWDVPKPFHQTSFSEVCPWEVVEVEQLQTKNVHTDVCPWETDGEPSRVTEDNIHNTSVEVPMSEDTQKQVNVKPETCSSYVLDTNISQVRQGSIKTSSDSIKHGERVIYVNEKQSPLDKEMQRDTGSEEPSCILKQEVSDFPEPPPPVTDVSYLESEPKDTTRQSLKETMPKKATVCPWEVEDSGMSEEKVGATNKGPVHVNVCPWETSESVKTTQKQESVCGDVCPWETSESVKTLQKQESVHADVCPWETAEPSKTMQKQESIHAYVCPWETGEPSKTMQKQESVHADVCPWETGEPVKTLQKQESVHADVCPWETSEPVKTLQKQESVRAAVCPWETGEPVKTLQKQESVHADVCPWETGEPVKTLQKQESVYSDACPWEAKQSPPQNCTHAISSKRQDSAQESVCPKENDIGTPPATESSTSQTAPDISEIHPSDIGIQTVEEMRVNPPLARRDALCPWDMGGGRQESITVHDNLDVFTWEETIPEEDDSDAETAAEAFIFPPDL is encoded by the exons ATGGGCCCGTGTGTCGGTCTGCTACCTCTACTGCTGCTACTTCCCATCCTGCTCTCTGCTCAGCTCACCACTGTGTCTGAGCTTGAGGACACGTCCAGCTTGGAGTTCAGCCCAACTCCTTTTCTTACCGACCCAAATACTGTAGCAGGGAAAAGCTCGTCTTCCAGTGTTCGACCCACCAGTCCGGCTCCAGTAAAAGTGAGGACGGAGAAGGAGCAGTCTGCCGCGGAGAGCTACCTTTACACCGGCAATTCATCTTCTTTGTCTGCCTCTACCTGCACACAAAGTTTCCAGCTGCCTGTTCGACTGGGATCTCTGCCTAGAGACCTTCTCCCTCTCTTGCACCAAGCCATAGCGTCTCTGACCAATGCTGCCAACTTTCTCAACCTGATATTCCAAGCTAGTGAGCTGAGAGAAACGAGTGTACAAGAGGATATCGAGTGGTACCATGCACTGGTGCGGGCCATGCTTGAAGGGGACAGGCCAGGCTTGGTCAGACGAGCTTTTTTAACATTCGATGCTGACCCCACGATCAAACAGCCCCAACTGGTGCTCCGTGCCTCCAAAGGCACAACCCATAACATTCTTCTGCAGGACCTGACGTCTGCCTGGAGCAGCTTCCGTCCTCCTTCACCTGACCAAAGCTGGTTTGATATGTTTAAGTCTAGCTCTCCACCCCTCCATGCCTTGTCGAAACGGGTTCTTCTAAATGACCTAAGCACCCTAGACACTCCCAAGTGGGCACGTGGGGATAGTTATGTGATCAATAGCAGTGGGGTTCGGTGGGGCGAAGCCCCTTTCCTTGAGTGCATTGATGGCCGTTTTTTGCCAGGGTGGTTATTCAGTCTCTCAATGCCATTTTATGGGTTGAAGCCAGACCTCAACCCAGAGTTCAG GGGTGTTATCCGTGTCGATGTCAACATCCAGGGATTCAATGTGGATCAGTGTGCCAGTGGAGACTTCTGGTTTGCAAACACACACCAATGTAATCAGACCAGCATGGAG TGTGAATCCATCCCGCAGCAGGGCTTCCGGATGGGTCAGTACTGCTGCCGATGTAACAAGGGCTACTACAGTCCAAATCCAGACACAGAAAACAAAA GGGGCAACCGCGTGAATAGTACCCGAGCTTGTTACCCAGAAGTCCCTGTGTGTCTGCCCTGTTGGCCCGGCTGTGATGAGTGCAAGGATGGAGCCCCGTGTTGGGTGCAGGAAGACTGGCTTCTGAGGACGGGTGTCCTGGCTGTGCAGGGCCTTTTCATGATCCTTGTGCTGGTCAGCATGTTGCTGGCATATCAGTGCAGGAGAACCaag CGGATCCGATCGTCGGGGCTTTTGCTGCTGGAGATGATCCTGTGTGGCTCTCTGTTGCTTTACTTCCCA GTCTTCATTTTATACTTCAAACCCAGCACTTTCCGGTGTATTCTGCTCCGCTGGGTCCGTCTGCTTGGCTTCGCCATTGTTTATGGAACTTTGATGCTCAAGATGTACCG GGTTCTGAAGGTGTTTCTGTCGCGTACAGCCCAGAGAGTGCCATACATCACTACCACAGGTGTGCTGAGGATGCTGGGAGTTATAGTGCTTACTGTCAGCTGGTTCCTGTGTGCGTGGACCATGGGCGTCCTTCAGAATCGAGACAGGAATGTTCCACTGCTGATCATTTCAACCACCTCAGGAGGACAAGGCTTCAATGTGTGTGACCTGGACCGGTGGGACTACATGATGGCTGTGG cgGAGCTGTTTTTTCTGTGCTGGGGCAGTTTCCTGTGCAGTGCAGTGAAGACGGTACCTTCAGCATTTCATGAACCACGTTACATGAGCATCGCAATCCACAATGAGCTACTGCTCTCCTCTGTGTTTCATCTTTTCAG ATTTGCAAGACCATCAGTTCATCCTGACTGGATGCTCTTGCTGTTCTTCACTCACACGCATGTCACAATTACTGTAACGCTCGGCCTGCTTTTTGTACCCAAG TTTCTCCACATGTCTCGGACCGGCCAAGAGGAAATAGCTGCAGAAGTATATGAGGATGAGGTGGACTTGCGACGCTCATGTTCTTACCTCAACAGTAGTTTCAACTCTAACTGCTGGAGTGACCACAGTCTGGACCCTGATGACATTCGG GATGAGCTGAAGAAACTGTATTCTCAGCTGGAAGTCCATAAGACCAAGAGGATGGCAAACAGCAATCCCCACCTTCCGAAGAAGCGCAGTTCTCGCATCAGCATTGGACGGTCCCTTATAAGACGGATAAGTGAGATCCCAGAAAGTTTAAGCAGACAATGCAGTCGTGAAGATAAGGATGTCAATGCTGCAATAGGAAGTATAACCCGATCAGGATCTTATTACAAAAGTCATCAGACCAcaagcattaacaagatgaatGAAACTTTAATGCAGCCCTCTCCAAAGCTGCGGAAGTCCCATAGTGCCTATGATTGTACCCCAGAAAGGGAGGTCTCCCTATTAAACTCCTCCATAAGGAGCACAGAGAAAAGGGTTTCACTGCATTCTGACTCAGGATCCATCAACGCAACATTGCTGGTCTGCAAGTCTGCCAGTGCCCACAATCTATCGGTAGACACTAACCTTCTACTTCCAGAGCCCAGCAGGTTTCAAAAGTCACTTAGTGTCATAGAACGCAATGACAATCGCTCTGTGACTTCTTGTAGAAGCACTGAACATTTGTCATTTGTTGGCAAAGCTGCACCAGAAGTTAAGCGCCAGCTAACTGTGGATGTTGACATAAAGAGGCAGACTTCAAGTGCCTTGCTCTCAGAGTCATTTGACAAGGCCGAGGTCTGCCCGTGGGAGGTTCCAGAGGAGCTCCCTGCAAACAAGAACCAAAAACATGTCACATATTCCATTTCGAAACAAGAAGAGCCCAAATCACCTGGTGCTACCATGTCACCAACGATGTTATATGTTTGTCCATGGGAATTCTTGCCACCTCCTGCAACAGAAACTGGGAATGGTATTCAGTCTGATGTTGATTCCACAAAACCCAAGCCTATGATCTCCTCTAGTGCTCCAGGGTCACCACACACAATCTCCGGCAAGAACAAGGGCTTTCAGGTTTTGTCTTTCCACTCCACTACCAAAAGTCTACTTGCAGCGAAAGGCATTGGGGAAGTTGGAAGAAGTATGAGCAGAGAGAAAAGCCTACAAGAGAGTAATGTTAGGGAGGGAACACTACAGAAATCTTTGTCTACTTCCATGAGACTGTGCCCAGGCAGTGCAGCTTCAGACAAGCGTACCCCTCAGACACACAGACGGGCTATGACTACTGTAGGCACAAAGCCTTGCCTTGTCAAACAAACAGCAGTACGGCTGCCATCTACTGATTCTCCTGAAAGGAGTCCCAAACATTCTGCTCCAGTTCACATCTGTCCATGGGAGTCAGAGGAGGTGGTCTTGGAGGTCAGGAAGCAGAATTTGAATGACAACGTATTACAAAGACAATATAGTGACAAGCAAGTAATATCTGCAACACTAACTAATGATGTCTTCAAACCCCCTGAGTTCCAACTGAAATCATTATTGGGTGTTCCTAATACAGAAGTATGTCCATGGGATGTCCCAAAACCTTTTCATCAAACCAGCTTTTCTGAAGTATGTCCTTGGGAGGTTGTGGAAGTAGAGCAATTGCAAACCAAAAATGTACATACCGATGTCTGTCCTTGGGAAACAGATGGTGAGCCATCAAGAGTCACTGAAGACAATATACATAATACCAGTGTTGAAGTTCCTATGTCTGAAGACACCCAGAAGCAGGTAAATGTGAAGCCTGAAACATGCTCTTCTTATGTACTAGACACAAATATCTCACAGGTTAGACAGGGATCCATCAAAACTTCTAGTGACTCAATAAAACATGGTGAAAGGGTCATTTATGTTAATGAAAAACAGAGTCCATTAGACAAAGAGATGCAGAGAGACACAGGTTCAGAGGAACCAAGTTGTATACTGAAACAAGAAGTTAGTGATTTTCCTGAACCACCACCTCCTGTAACTGATGTAAGTTATTTGGAGTCTGAACCAAAAGACACTACAAGACAGTCTTTAAAAGAGACCATGCCTAAGAAAGCAACTGTTTGTCCATGGGAAGTGGAGGATTCTGGGATGTCAGAAGAGAAGGTGGGTGCTACAAACAAGGGGCCAGTTCATGTAAATGTGTGTCCATGGGAAACAAGTGAGTCAGTGAAGACCACACAGAAACAAGAAAGTGTCTGTGGAGATGTCTGTCCATGGGAGACAAGTGAATCAGTCAAGACCTTACAGAAGCAAG AAAGTGTTCATGCAGATGTCTGTCCATGGGAGACAGCAGAGCCATCAAAGACAATGCAGAAACAAGAAAGTATCCATGCATATGTTTGTCCTTGGGAGACAGGAGAACCATCAAAGACAATGCAGAAACAAGAAAGTGTCCATGCAGATGTTTGTCCTTGGGAGACAGGTGAGCCAGTGAAGACCCTCCAGAAACAAGAAAGTGTCCATGCAGATGTTTGTCCTTGGGAGACAAGTGAGCCAGTCAAGACCCTGCAAAAGCAAGAAAGTGTCCGTGCAGCTGTTTGTCCTTGGGAGACAGGTGAGCCAGTGAAGACCCTCCAGAAACAAGAAAGTGTCCATGCAGATGTTTGTCCTTGGGAGACAGGTGAGCCAGTGAAGACCCTCCAGAAACAAGAAAGTGTCTACTCAGATGCCTGTCCGTGGGAGGCAAAACAATCACCGCCACAAAACTGCACTCATGCCATCTCATCAAAAAGGCAAGACAGTGCTCAAGAATCTGTCTGTCCCAAGGAAAATGATATAGGAACACCACCAGCAACAGAAAGCAGCACAAGTCAAACTGCCCCAGATATAAGTGAGATACACCCTTCAGACATAGGCATACAGACAGTAGAAGAGATGAGAGTTAACCCTCCTCTGGCTCGACGTGATGCACTGTGCCCTTGGGATATGGGAGGGGGTAGACAAGAATCTATAACAGTGCATGATAATTTAGATGTCTTCACTTGGGAGGAGACAATACCAGAGGAAGATGATAGTGATGCAGAAACTGCTGCAGAGGCCTTCATCTTCCCTCCAGACTTGTGA
- the gpr179 gene encoding probable G-protein coupled receptor 158 isoform X3 — MGPCVGLLPLLLLLPILLSAQLTTVSELEDTSSLEFSPTPFLTDPNTVAGKSSSSSVRPTSPAPVKVRTEKEQSAAESYLYTGNSSSLSASTCTQSFQLPVRLGSLPRDLLPLLHQAIASLTNAANFLNLIFQASELRETSVQEDIEWYHALVRAMLEGDRPGLVRRAFLTFDADPTIKQPQLVLRASKGTTHNILLQDLTSAWSSFRPPSPDQSWFDMFKSSSPPLHALSKRVLLNDLSTLDTPKWARGDSYVINSSGVRWGEAPFLECIDGRFLPGWLFSLSMPFYGLKPDLNPEFRGVIRVDVNIQGFNVDQCASGDFWFANTHQCNQTSMECESIPQQGFRMGQYCCRCNKGYYSPNPDTENKRGNRVNSTRACYPEVPVCLPCWPGCDECKDGAPCWVQEDWLLRTGVLAVQGLFMILVLVSMLLAYQCRRTKRIRSSGLLLLEMILCGSLLLYFPVFILYFKPSTFRCILLRWVRLLGFAIVYGTLMLKMYRVLKVFLSRTAQRVPYITTTGVLRMLGVIVLTVSWFLCAWTMGVLQNRDRNVPLLIISTTSGGQGFNVCDLDRWDYMMAVAELFFLCWGSFLCSAVKTVPSAFHEPRYMSIAIHNELLLSSVFHLFRFARPSVHPDWMLLLFFTHTHVTITVTLGLLFVPKFLHMSRTGQEEIAAEVYEDEVDLRRSCSYLNSSFNSNCWSDHSLDPDDIRDELKKLYSQLEVHKTKRMANSNPHLPKKRSSRISIGRSLIRRISEIPESLSRQCSREDKDVNAAIGSITRSGSYYKSHQTTSINKMNETLMQPSPKLRKSHSAYDCTPEREVSLLNSSIRSTEKRVSLHSDSGSINATLLVCKSASAHNLSVDTNLLLPEPSRFQKSLSVIERNDNRSVTSCRSTEHLSFVGKAAPEVKRQLTVDVDIKRQTSSALLSESFDKAEVCPWEVPEELPANKNQKHVTYSISKQEEPKSPGATMSPTMLYVCPWEFLPPPATETGNGIQSDVDSTKPKPMISSSAPGSPHTISGKNKGFQVLSFHSTTKSLLAAKGIGEVGRSMSREKSLQESNVREGTLQKSLSTSMRLCPGSAASDKRTPQTHRRAMTTVGTKPCLVKQTAVRLPSTDSPERSPKHSAPVHICPWESEEVVLEVRKQNLNDNVLQRQYSDKQVISATLTNDVFKPPEFQLKSLLGVPNTEVCPWDVPKPFHQTSFSEVCPWEVVEVEQLQTKNVHTDVCPWETDGEPSRVTEDNIHNTSVEVPMSEDTQKQVNVKPETCSSYVLDTNISQVRQGSIKTSSDSIKHGERVIYVNEKQSPLDKEMQRDTGSEEPSCILKQEVSDFPEPPPPVTDVSYLESEPKDTTRQSLKETMPKKATVCPWEVEDSGMSEEKVGATNKGPVHVNVCPWETSESVKTTQKQESVCGDVCPWETTEPSKTMQKQESIHAYVCPWETGEPSKTMQKQESVHADVCPWETGEPVKTLQKQESVHADVCPWETSEPVKTLQKQESVRAAVCPWETGEPVKTLQKQESVHADVCPWETGEPVKTLQKQESVYSDACPWEAKQSPPQNCTHAISSKRQDSAQESVCPKENDIGTPPATESSTSQTAPDISEIHPSDIGIQTVEEMRVNPPLARRDALCPWDMGGGRQESITVHDNLDVFTWEETIPEEDDSDAETAAEAFIFPPDL, encoded by the exons ATGGGCCCGTGTGTCGGTCTGCTACCTCTACTGCTGCTACTTCCCATCCTGCTCTCTGCTCAGCTCACCACTGTGTCTGAGCTTGAGGACACGTCCAGCTTGGAGTTCAGCCCAACTCCTTTTCTTACCGACCCAAATACTGTAGCAGGGAAAAGCTCGTCTTCCAGTGTTCGACCCACCAGTCCGGCTCCAGTAAAAGTGAGGACGGAGAAGGAGCAGTCTGCCGCGGAGAGCTACCTTTACACCGGCAATTCATCTTCTTTGTCTGCCTCTACCTGCACACAAAGTTTCCAGCTGCCTGTTCGACTGGGATCTCTGCCTAGAGACCTTCTCCCTCTCTTGCACCAAGCCATAGCGTCTCTGACCAATGCTGCCAACTTTCTCAACCTGATATTCCAAGCTAGTGAGCTGAGAGAAACGAGTGTACAAGAGGATATCGAGTGGTACCATGCACTGGTGCGGGCCATGCTTGAAGGGGACAGGCCAGGCTTGGTCAGACGAGCTTTTTTAACATTCGATGCTGACCCCACGATCAAACAGCCCCAACTGGTGCTCCGTGCCTCCAAAGGCACAACCCATAACATTCTTCTGCAGGACCTGACGTCTGCCTGGAGCAGCTTCCGTCCTCCTTCACCTGACCAAAGCTGGTTTGATATGTTTAAGTCTAGCTCTCCACCCCTCCATGCCTTGTCGAAACGGGTTCTTCTAAATGACCTAAGCACCCTAGACACTCCCAAGTGGGCACGTGGGGATAGTTATGTGATCAATAGCAGTGGGGTTCGGTGGGGCGAAGCCCCTTTCCTTGAGTGCATTGATGGCCGTTTTTTGCCAGGGTGGTTATTCAGTCTCTCAATGCCATTTTATGGGTTGAAGCCAGACCTCAACCCAGAGTTCAG GGGTGTTATCCGTGTCGATGTCAACATCCAGGGATTCAATGTGGATCAGTGTGCCAGTGGAGACTTCTGGTTTGCAAACACACACCAATGTAATCAGACCAGCATGGAG TGTGAATCCATCCCGCAGCAGGGCTTCCGGATGGGTCAGTACTGCTGCCGATGTAACAAGGGCTACTACAGTCCAAATCCAGACACAGAAAACAAAA GGGGCAACCGCGTGAATAGTACCCGAGCTTGTTACCCAGAAGTCCCTGTGTGTCTGCCCTGTTGGCCCGGCTGTGATGAGTGCAAGGATGGAGCCCCGTGTTGGGTGCAGGAAGACTGGCTTCTGAGGACGGGTGTCCTGGCTGTGCAGGGCCTTTTCATGATCCTTGTGCTGGTCAGCATGTTGCTGGCATATCAGTGCAGGAGAACCaag CGGATCCGATCGTCGGGGCTTTTGCTGCTGGAGATGATCCTGTGTGGCTCTCTGTTGCTTTACTTCCCA GTCTTCATTTTATACTTCAAACCCAGCACTTTCCGGTGTATTCTGCTCCGCTGGGTCCGTCTGCTTGGCTTCGCCATTGTTTATGGAACTTTGATGCTCAAGATGTACCG GGTTCTGAAGGTGTTTCTGTCGCGTACAGCCCAGAGAGTGCCATACATCACTACCACAGGTGTGCTGAGGATGCTGGGAGTTATAGTGCTTACTGTCAGCTGGTTCCTGTGTGCGTGGACCATGGGCGTCCTTCAGAATCGAGACAGGAATGTTCCACTGCTGATCATTTCAACCACCTCAGGAGGACAAGGCTTCAATGTGTGTGACCTGGACCGGTGGGACTACATGATGGCTGTGG cgGAGCTGTTTTTTCTGTGCTGGGGCAGTTTCCTGTGCAGTGCAGTGAAGACGGTACCTTCAGCATTTCATGAACCACGTTACATGAGCATCGCAATCCACAATGAGCTACTGCTCTCCTCTGTGTTTCATCTTTTCAG ATTTGCAAGACCATCAGTTCATCCTGACTGGATGCTCTTGCTGTTCTTCACTCACACGCATGTCACAATTACTGTAACGCTCGGCCTGCTTTTTGTACCCAAG TTTCTCCACATGTCTCGGACCGGCCAAGAGGAAATAGCTGCAGAAGTATATGAGGATGAGGTGGACTTGCGACGCTCATGTTCTTACCTCAACAGTAGTTTCAACTCTAACTGCTGGAGTGACCACAGTCTGGACCCTGATGACATTCGG GATGAGCTGAAGAAACTGTATTCTCAGCTGGAAGTCCATAAGACCAAGAGGATGGCAAACAGCAATCCCCACCTTCCGAAGAAGCGCAGTTCTCGCATCAGCATTGGACGGTCCCTTATAAGACGGATAAGTGAGATCCCAGAAAGTTTAAGCAGACAATGCAGTCGTGAAGATAAGGATGTCAATGCTGCAATAGGAAGTATAACCCGATCAGGATCTTATTACAAAAGTCATCAGACCAcaagcattaacaagatgaatGAAACTTTAATGCAGCCCTCTCCAAAGCTGCGGAAGTCCCATAGTGCCTATGATTGTACCCCAGAAAGGGAGGTCTCCCTATTAAACTCCTCCATAAGGAGCACAGAGAAAAGGGTTTCACTGCATTCTGACTCAGGATCCATCAACGCAACATTGCTGGTCTGCAAGTCTGCCAGTGCCCACAATCTATCGGTAGACACTAACCTTCTACTTCCAGAGCCCAGCAGGTTTCAAAAGTCACTTAGTGTCATAGAACGCAATGACAATCGCTCTGTGACTTCTTGTAGAAGCACTGAACATTTGTCATTTGTTGGCAAAGCTGCACCAGAAGTTAAGCGCCAGCTAACTGTGGATGTTGACATAAAGAGGCAGACTTCAAGTGCCTTGCTCTCAGAGTCATTTGACAAGGCCGAGGTCTGCCCGTGGGAGGTTCCAGAGGAGCTCCCTGCAAACAAGAACCAAAAACATGTCACATATTCCATTTCGAAACAAGAAGAGCCCAAATCACCTGGTGCTACCATGTCACCAACGATGTTATATGTTTGTCCATGGGAATTCTTGCCACCTCCTGCAACAGAAACTGGGAATGGTATTCAGTCTGATGTTGATTCCACAAAACCCAAGCCTATGATCTCCTCTAGTGCTCCAGGGTCACCACACACAATCTCCGGCAAGAACAAGGGCTTTCAGGTTTTGTCTTTCCACTCCACTACCAAAAGTCTACTTGCAGCGAAAGGCATTGGGGAAGTTGGAAGAAGTATGAGCAGAGAGAAAAGCCTACAAGAGAGTAATGTTAGGGAGGGAACACTACAGAAATCTTTGTCTACTTCCATGAGACTGTGCCCAGGCAGTGCAGCTTCAGACAAGCGTACCCCTCAGACACACAGACGGGCTATGACTACTGTAGGCACAAAGCCTTGCCTTGTCAAACAAACAGCAGTACGGCTGCCATCTACTGATTCTCCTGAAAGGAGTCCCAAACATTCTGCTCCAGTTCACATCTGTCCATGGGAGTCAGAGGAGGTGGTCTTGGAGGTCAGGAAGCAGAATTTGAATGACAACGTATTACAAAGACAATATAGTGACAAGCAAGTAATATCTGCAACACTAACTAATGATGTCTTCAAACCCCCTGAGTTCCAACTGAAATCATTATTGGGTGTTCCTAATACAGAAGTATGTCCATGGGATGTCCCAAAACCTTTTCATCAAACCAGCTTTTCTGAAGTATGTCCTTGGGAGGTTGTGGAAGTAGAGCAATTGCAAACCAAAAATGTACATACCGATGTCTGTCCTTGGGAAACAGATGGTGAGCCATCAAGAGTCACTGAAGACAATATACATAATACCAGTGTTGAAGTTCCTATGTCTGAAGACACCCAGAAGCAGGTAAATGTGAAGCCTGAAACATGCTCTTCTTATGTACTAGACACAAATATCTCACAGGTTAGACAGGGATCCATCAAAACTTCTAGTGACTCAATAAAACATGGTGAAAGGGTCATTTATGTTAATGAAAAACAGAGTCCATTAGACAAAGAGATGCAGAGAGACACAGGTTCAGAGGAACCAAGTTGTATACTGAAACAAGAAGTTAGTGATTTTCCTGAACCACCACCTCCTGTAACTGATGTAAGTTATTTGGAGTCTGAACCAAAAGACACTACAAGACAGTCTTTAAAAGAGACCATGCCTAAGAAAGCAACTGTTTGTCCATGGGAAGTGGAGGATTCTGGGATGTCAGAAGAGAAGGTGGGTGCTACAAACAAGGGGCCAGTTCATGTAAATGTGTGTCCATGGGAAACAAGTGAGTCAGTGAAGACCACACAGAAACAAGAAAGTGTCTGTGGAGATGTCTGTCCATGGGAGACAA CAGAGCCATCAAAGACAATGCAGAAACAAGAAAGTATCCATGCATATGTTTGTCCTTGGGAGACAGGAGAACCATCAAAGACAATGCAGAAACAAGAAAGTGTCCATGCAGATGTTTGTCCTTGGGAGACAGGTGAGCCAGTGAAGACCCTCCAGAAACAAGAAAGTGTCCATGCAGATGTTTGTCCTTGGGAGACAAGTGAGCCAGTCAAGACCCTGCAAAAGCAAGAAAGTGTCCGTGCAGCTGTTTGTCCTTGGGAGACAGGTGAGCCAGTGAAGACCCTCCAGAAACAAGAAAGTGTCCATGCAGATGTTTGTCCTTGGGAGACAGGTGAGCCAGTGAAGACCCTCCAGAAACAAGAAAGTGTCTACTCAGATGCCTGTCCGTGGGAGGCAAAACAATCACCGCCACAAAACTGCACTCATGCCATCTCATCAAAAAGGCAAGACAGTGCTCAAGAATCTGTCTGTCCCAAGGAAAATGATATAGGAACACCACCAGCAACAGAAAGCAGCACAAGTCAAACTGCCCCAGATATAAGTGAGATACACCCTTCAGACATAGGCATACAGACAGTAGAAGAGATGAGAGTTAACCCTCCTCTGGCTCGACGTGATGCACTGTGCCCTTGGGATATGGGAGGGGGTAGACAAGAATCTATAACAGTGCATGATAATTTAGATGTCTTCACTTGGGAGGAGACAATACCAGAGGAAGATGATAGTGATGCAGAAACTGCTGCAGAGGCCTTCATCTTCCCTCCAGACTTGTGA